A window of the Streptomyces luomodiensis genome harbors these coding sequences:
- a CDS encoding ParA family protein gives MAGSVHCEPDVEESESLRSDANIAGPMTDPVPGPRTESAGEDVSRETPPPMDDAPMGRAAQLAVDALDRAGEGLPRPEHTRVIVVANQKGGVGKTTTTVNLAASLALHGGRVLVIDLDPQGNASTALGIDHHAEVPSIYDVLVDSKPLSDVVQPVPDVEGLFCAPATIDLAGAEIELVSLVARESRLQRAIQAYEQPLDYILIDCPPSLGLLTVNALVAGAEVLIPIQCEYYALEGLGQLLRNVDLVRGHLNPKLHVSTILLTMYDGRTRLASQVADEVRSHFGSEVLRTSIPRSVRISEAPSYGQTVLTYDPGSSGALSYLEAAREIALRGFSVHYNAQHAHALPELSQHDQHSMQEGIQ, from the coding sequence ATGGCAGGCTCTGTTCATTGCGAGCCTGATGTCGAGGAGAGTGAATCCTTGCGGTCCGACGCCAACATCGCGGGGCCGATGACCGATCCGGTCCCCGGCCCCCGTACCGAATCGGCGGGGGAGGATGTTTCACGTGAAACGCCGCCCCCGATGGACGACGCCCCTATGGGTCGTGCCGCTCAACTGGCGGTGGATGCCCTGGACCGTGCCGGGGAGGGGTTGCCCAGGCCGGAGCACACCCGGGTGATCGTGGTCGCCAACCAGAAGGGCGGGGTGGGGAAGACCACGACCACGGTCAATCTGGCCGCCTCGCTCGCCCTGCACGGTGGTCGAGTGCTGGTGATCGACCTCGACCCACAGGGCAATGCCTCGACGGCGCTGGGGATCGACCACCACGCCGAGGTTCCATCGATCTACGACGTGCTGGTCGACAGCAAGCCGCTGTCCGATGTGGTGCAGCCGGTCCCGGACGTGGAGGGACTCTTCTGCGCTCCTGCCACGATCGATCTCGCCGGTGCCGAGATCGAGCTGGTCTCCCTGGTGGCGAGGGAAAGCCGGCTACAGCGGGCCATCCAGGCATATGAGCAGCCGCTGGACTACATCCTGATCGACTGTCCGCCCTCGCTCGGGTTGCTCACGGTCAATGCGTTGGTGGCCGGTGCGGAAGTGCTGATCCCGATCCAGTGTGAGTACTACGCGCTGGAGGGACTGGGGCAGCTGCTGCGGAACGTGGATCTGGTGCGGGGGCATCTCAACCCCAAGCTCCATGTCTCGACGATCCTCCTCACCATGTACGACGGCCGCACCCGGCTGGCCTCCCAGGTGGCGGACGAGGTGCGCAGCCACTTCGGCAGTGAGGTGCTCCGGACGAGCATTCCCAGATCGGTGCGCATCTCCGAGGCCCCCAGCTATGGGCAGACCGTCCTCACCTATGACCCGGGGTCGAGCGGGGCGCTGTCCTATCTCGAGGCGGCCCGTGAGATCGCCCTCAGAGGCTTCAGCGTGCACTACAACGCCCAGCACGCTCATGCCTTGCCCGAGCTCAGCCAGCACGATCAGCACAGCATGCAGGAGGGGATTCAGTGA
- the rsmG gene encoding 16S rRNA (guanine(527)-N(7))-methyltransferase RsmG, giving the protein MTEAAELPPAPPEARDVFGDRFPEAVRYGELLADVGVTRGLIGPREVPRLWERHLLNCAVLSEVVPEKVTVCDVGSGAGLPGIPLALTRPDLQITLLEPLLRRTNFLREVVELLGLDHVTVVRGRAEEVLGKLPPMHVVTARAVAPLDRLAGWGVPLLRPYGEMLLLKGDTAEEELKQARAALSKLGVVGTSVLHVGEDVVDPPSTVVRVEVGESPGGVRFAAKRAKAARRGPRRRP; this is encoded by the coding sequence GTGACGGAAGCAGCGGAGCTCCCCCCGGCGCCCCCGGAGGCAAGGGATGTGTTCGGTGACCGCTTCCCGGAGGCTGTCCGCTACGGCGAGCTGCTGGCCGATGTGGGAGTGACACGCGGGCTGATCGGCCCGCGTGAGGTGCCACGGCTGTGGGAGCGGCATCTGCTGAACTGCGCCGTGCTCTCCGAAGTGGTGCCCGAGAAGGTCACCGTCTGCGATGTGGGGTCGGGGGCCGGGCTCCCCGGTATCCCGCTGGCCCTGACCCGCCCGGATCTCCAGATCACGCTCCTGGAGCCGCTGCTGCGCCGGACGAACTTTCTGCGGGAAGTGGTGGAGCTGCTGGGGCTCGACCATGTGACGGTGGTGCGTGGCCGTGCCGAGGAGGTCCTCGGCAAGCTGCCTCCGATGCATGTGGTGACGGCTCGGGCAGTGGCCCCGCTGGACCGGCTGGCCGGCTGGGGGGTGCCGCTGCTCCGCCCGTACGGCGAGATGCTGCTGCTGAAGGGTGACACCGCCGAGGAGGAGCTGAAGCAGGCCCGCGCCGCGCTGAGCAAGCTCGGTGTGGTGGGGACCTCGGTGCTGCATGTCGGCGAGGACGTGGTGGACCCGCCGTCCACGGTGGTGCGGGTCGAGGTCGGGGAGAGCCCCGGAGGTGTGCGCTTCGCCGCGAAGCGGGCCAAGGCGGCCCGTCGGGGACCGCGTCGTCGGCCCTGA
- a CDS encoding protein jag, translating into MTEGTTPAAEGVDTLTRLEQEGEIAADYLEGLLDIADLDGDIDMDVEADRAAVSIISDSTSRDLQKLVGRDGEVLEALQELTRLAVHRETGDRSRLMLDIAGYRARKRAELTELGTKAAEEAKGTGEPVKLKAMTPFERKVVHDAVAAAGLRSESEGEEPQRCVVVLPV; encoded by the coding sequence GTGACGGAAGGCACCACCCCGGCCGCCGAGGGTGTCGACACCCTGACCCGCCTTGAGCAGGAGGGGGAGATCGCGGCCGACTACCTCGAGGGGCTGCTGGACATCGCGGACCTCGACGGCGACATCGACATGGACGTCGAGGCCGATCGCGCAGCGGTGTCGATCATCAGCGATTCGACCAGCCGCGATTTGCAGAAGCTGGTCGGCCGCGATGGCGAGGTGCTGGAGGCTCTTCAGGAGCTGACCCGGCTCGCGGTCCACCGGGAGACCGGCGACCGCAGCCGGCTGATGCTCGACATCGCCGGGTACCGGGCCCGCAAGCGTGCCGAGCTGACCGAGCTGGGCACCAAGGCCGCCGAGGAGGCGAAGGGCACCGGTGAGCCGGTGAAGCTCAAGGCGATGACGCCTTTCGAGCGGAAGGTGGTGCACGACGCTGTGGCCGCCGCCGGGCTGCGCAGCGAGTCCGAGGGCGAGGAGCCTCAGCGCTGCGTGGTCGTGCTTCCGGTCTGA
- the yidC gene encoding membrane protein insertase YidC, protein MDTILGPLYDVVSWIIVQFHSFYSLIFDRDSGWAWGLSIVSLVVLIRICLIPLFVKQIKSTRNMQALQPKMKAIQERYKSDKQRQSEEMMKLYKETGTNPLSSCLPILAQSPFFISLYQVLNHIANNKTVGVIDQSLLDSARNAHIFGAPLSVKFMSSADKVQSLGASLTDVRIVTITMIVLMSASQFFTQRQLMTKNVDLTVKTPFMQQQKMLMYVFPIMFAVFGINFPVGVLVYWLTTNVWTMGQQMFVIRRNPTPGSVAFQARQERLRAKGKLKEEPAEVAAKQAAEVARANRQQPKRQTKAQRATTGHSRANSQSGASVSTTKSASPAKSAGDKPAGEQPRQGAGQKKGAQGGKPAGGSASGSSRGSKSGQRKGQQRPKHPSKK, encoded by the coding sequence GTGGACACGATCCTCGGTCCTCTTTATGACGTAGTTTCCTGGATCATCGTCCAGTTCCACTCGTTCTACAGCCTCATCTTCGATCGGGACAGTGGCTGGGCGTGGGGTCTGTCCATCGTTTCCCTGGTGGTGCTGATCCGTATCTGCCTGATCCCGCTCTTTGTGAAGCAGATCAAGTCGACGCGGAACATGCAGGCGCTCCAGCCGAAGATGAAGGCGATCCAGGAGCGCTACAAGAGCGACAAGCAGCGCCAGTCCGAAGAGATGATGAAGCTCTACAAGGAGACGGGGACCAACCCGCTCTCGAGCTGTCTCCCGATCCTGGCGCAGTCTCCGTTCTTCATCTCGCTGTACCAGGTCCTCAACCACATCGCGAACAACAAGACGGTCGGTGTCATCGACCAGTCGCTGCTGGACAGCGCCCGTAACGCGCACATCTTCGGTGCTCCGCTGTCGGTGAAGTTCATGTCGTCGGCCGACAAGGTCCAGTCGCTCGGCGCCTCGCTGACCGACGTGCGGATCGTGACGATCACCATGATCGTCCTGATGTCGGCGTCGCAGTTCTTCACCCAGCGCCAGCTGATGACCAAGAACGTCGACCTCACGGTGAAGACGCCGTTCATGCAGCAGCAGAAGATGCTGATGTACGTCTTCCCGATCATGTTCGCCGTCTTCGGTATCAACTTCCCCGTCGGTGTCCTCGTCTACTGGCTGACCACCAACGTCTGGACCATGGGCCAGCAGATGTTCGTCATTCGCCGTAACCCGACCCCGGGCAGCGTCGCCTTCCAGGCCCGCCAGGAGCGGCTGCGTGCCAAGGGCAAGCTGAAGGAGGAGCCGGCCGAGGTCGCCGCGAAGCAGGCGGCCGAGGTGGCGCGTGCCAACCGTCAGCAGCCCAAGCGCCAGACCAAGGCGCAGCGCGCCACGACCGGTCACAGCAGGGCCAACTCGCAGTCGGGCGCCTCGGTCTCCACGACGAAGTCCGCTTCCCCCGCGAAGTCCGCTGGGGACAAGCCCGCCGGGGAGCAGCCGCGGCAGGGCGCGGGGCAGAAGAAGGGCGCGCAGGGCGGCAAGCCGGCCGGCGGCTCGGCCTCCGGCTCCTCCCGCGGCTCCAAGTCCGGCCAGCGCAAGGGCCAGCAGCGCCCCAAGCACCCGTCCAAGAAGTAA
- the yidD gene encoding membrane protein insertion efficiency factor YidD, translated as MKYPLLWLIKLYQWTISPMLGPVCKYYPSCSHYGYTAIDRHGAVKGTALTAWRILRCNPWSLGGVDHVPPRKRPVWHQRLRNRLGGHPTVEPAAQPETQPNAQGA; from the coding sequence ATGAAGTACCCGCTGCTGTGGTTGATCAAGCTGTACCAGTGGACCATCAGCCCGATGCTGGGGCCGGTCTGCAAGTACTACCCGTCGTGCTCACACTATGGCTACACGGCCATCGACCGGCACGGCGCGGTGAAAGGAACGGCGCTGACGGCCTGGCGCATCCTGCGCTGCAACCCATGGTCGCTCGGCGGCGTCGACCACGTTCCGCCCCGGAAGCGTCCGGTGTGGCACCAGCGGCTGCGGAACCGCCTCGGCGGGCATCCGACTGTGGAGCCTGCCGCACAGCCCGAGACCCAGCCCAACGCCCAAGGAGCCTGA
- the rnpA gene encoding ribonuclease P protein component has product MLPTEHRLRRREDFAAAVRRGRRAGRPLLVVHLRTGLTSGDTDPHAPGESAPPARAGFVVSKAVGGAVVRNLVKRRLRHLMRDRIDRFSAGSLVVVRALPGAGEAGHDQLARDLDAAVQRLLGGVPR; this is encoded by the coding sequence GTGCTGCCTACCGAGCATCGGCTGAGGCGGCGCGAGGACTTCGCGGCCGCGGTACGCCGAGGACGCAGGGCCGGTCGCCCGCTCCTTGTCGTGCACCTTCGCACCGGCCTCACCAGCGGTGATACGGACCCGCACGCACCAGGGGAGAGTGCTCCCCCGGCGCGTGCGGGTTTCGTCGTGAGCAAGGCGGTCGGCGGCGCCGTCGTCCGCAATCTGGTGAAGCGGAGACTGCGGCATCTGATGCGGGACCGCATCGACCGTTTTTCCGCAGGTAGCCTTGTGGTCGTACGGGCGCTGCCCGGTGCGGGTGAGGCGGGTCACGACCAGCTGGCCCGCGATCTCGATGCGGCAGTGCAGCGGCTACTGGGAGGGGTGCCGCGATGA
- the rpmH gene encoding 50S ribosomal protein L34, with product MSKRTFQPNNRRRAKTHGFRLRMRTRAGRAILASRRSKGRARLSA from the coding sequence GTGAGCAAGCGCACCTTCCAGCCGAACAACCGTCGCCGCGCGAAGACCCACGGCTTCCGGCTGCGTATGCGCACCCGTGCCGGCCGCGCGATCCTCGCGTCCCGCCGCAGCAAGGGTCGCGCCCGCCTGTCGGCCTGA
- the dnaA gene encoding chromosomal replication initiator protein DnaA has product MADVPADLAAVWPRVLDRLLGEGSGQGGQGVEAKDEHWIKRCQPLALVADTALLAVPNEFAKGVLEGRLAPVVSETLSRECGRPIRIAITVDESAGEPVVPQQPQREQRESYESYESRDGYGRQAPDDLPSARPAYPGYQQPRPEPGAWPRSRDDYGWQQPRLGGFPESDPYASQHASPGYDQQSYDQQSPYDQQPRGDYRGPGAERPGPGGPGPVPERLPYEQQRHDLPDPLERARGGPPVLPSQTGAPGPLAAQPAPASGPGEPTARLNPKYLFDTFVIGASNRFAHAAAVAVAEAPAKAYNPLFIYGESGLGKTHLLHAIGHYARSLYPGTRVRYVSSEEFTNEFINSIRDGKADAFRKRYRDMDILLVDDIQFLASKESTQEEFFHTFNTLHNANKQIVLSSDRPPKQLVTLEDRLRNRFEWGLITDVQPPELETRIAILRKKAVQEQLNAPPEVLEFIASRISRNIRELEGALIRVTAFASLNRQPVDLGLTEIVLKDLIPGGEDAAPEITATAIMAATADYFGHTVDDLCGASRSRVLVTARQIAMYLCRELTDLSLPKIGAQFGGRDHTTVMHADRKIRALMAERRSIYNQVTELTNRIKNG; this is encoded by the coding sequence GTGGCTGACGTACCCGCCGATCTTGCCGCAGTGTGGCCACGTGTGCTCGATCGGCTTCTGGGAGAGGGCTCGGGGCAGGGCGGACAAGGCGTCGAGGCCAAGGACGAGCACTGGATCAAGCGGTGCCAGCCCCTCGCGCTGGTCGCCGACACCGCGCTGCTCGCCGTCCCCAATGAATTCGCCAAGGGTGTGCTGGAGGGCCGGCTGGCCCCCGTCGTCAGCGAGACGCTGAGCCGGGAGTGCGGCCGCCCGATCCGCATCGCGATCACCGTCGACGAATCCGCCGGCGAACCGGTCGTCCCCCAGCAGCCCCAGCGCGAGCAGCGCGAGTCCTACGAGAGCTACGAGAGCCGGGACGGCTACGGCCGCCAGGCGCCGGACGATCTGCCGTCGGCCCGCCCCGCGTACCCCGGCTATCAGCAGCCGCGCCCCGAACCCGGCGCCTGGCCTCGGTCCCGCGACGACTACGGCTGGCAGCAGCCCCGGCTCGGCGGCTTCCCCGAGAGCGATCCTTACGCCTCCCAGCACGCCTCGCCCGGCTATGACCAGCAGTCGTACGACCAGCAGTCGCCGTACGACCAGCAGCCGCGCGGCGACTACCGCGGTCCGGGCGCCGAGCGCCCCGGGCCGGGCGGCCCCGGACCGGTCCCGGAGCGTCTGCCGTACGAGCAGCAGCGCCACGACCTGCCCGATCCGCTCGAGCGCGCCCGCGGCGGACCGCCCGTCCTGCCCTCGCAGACCGGCGCCCCCGGCCCGCTCGCCGCTCAGCCCGCGCCCGCGTCCGGCCCCGGTGAGCCGACCGCGCGGCTGAACCCCAAGTACCTCTTCGACACCTTCGTCATCGGCGCGTCCAACCGCTTCGCGCACGCCGCGGCGGTCGCGGTCGCCGAGGCTCCGGCCAAGGCGTACAACCCGCTGTTCATCTACGGCGAGTCCGGGCTCGGCAAGACCCACTTGCTGCACGCCATCGGGCACTATGCGCGCAGCCTCTATCCCGGCACCCGGGTGCGCTATGTGAGCTCCGAGGAGTTCACCAACGAGTTCATCAACTCCATCCGCGACGGCAAGGCGGACGCGTTCCGCAAGCGCTACCGCGACATGGACATCCTGCTGGTCGACGACATCCAGTTCCTGGCGAGCAAGGAGTCGACGCAGGAGGAGTTCTTCCACACCTTCAATACGCTCCACAACGCCAACAAGCAGATCGTGCTCTCCTCCGACCGGCCGCCCAAGCAGCTGGTCACCCTGGAGGACCGGCTCCGCAACCGCTTCGAGTGGGGCCTGATCACCGATGTGCAGCCGCCGGAGCTGGAGACGCGTATCGCGATCCTCCGTAAGAAGGCGGTGCAGGAGCAGCTGAACGCGCCGCCGGAGGTGCTGGAGTTCATCGCCTCGCGGATCTCCCGCAACATCCGCGAGCTGGAGGGCGCGCTCATCCGCGTCACCGCCTTCGCGAGCCTGAACCGGCAGCCGGTGGACCTCGGCCTCACCGAGATCGTGCTGAAGGATCTGATCCCCGGCGGCGAGGACGCGGCCCCGGAGATCACCGCCACCGCGATCATGGCCGCGACCGCCGACTACTTCGGGCATACGGTCGACGATCTGTGCGGTGCCTCCCGCAGCAGGGTCCTGGTCACCGCGCGGCAGATCGCGATGTACCTCTGCCGGGAGCTGACCGATCTGTCACTGCCCAAGATCGGCGCACAGTTCGGCGGCCGCGACCATACGACGGTCATGCACGCCGACCGCAAGATCAGGGCGCTGATGGCCGAGCGGCGCTCCATCTACAACCAGGTGACCGAGCTGACCAACCGCATCAAGAACGGCTGA
- the dnaN gene encoding DNA polymerase III subunit beta produces the protein MKIRVERDVLAEAVAWTARSLPARPPVPVLAGILMKAEEGALSLSGFDYEVSARVSVEADIEDDGTVLVSGRLLADICRALPNRPVEISSDGVRVTVVCGSSRFTLHTLPVEEYPALPQMPTATGTVPGEVFAAAAAQVAIAAGRDDTLPVLTGVRIEIEGDTVTLASTDRYRFAVREFLWKPEAPDVSAVALVPAKTLLDTAKSLTSGDTVALALSGSGAGEGLIGFEGAGRRTTTRLLEGDLPKYRTLFPTEFNSVAVIETAPFVEAVKRVALVAERNTPVRLTFEQGVLILEAGSSDDAQAVERLDAQLEGDDISIAFNPTFLLDGLSAIDSPVAQLSFTTSTKPALLSGKPAVDAEADEAYKYLIMPVRLSG, from the coding sequence GTGAAGATCCGGGTGGAGCGCGATGTACTCGCGGAGGCGGTGGCCTGGACGGCCCGCAGCCTCCCGGCCCGACCGCCGGTGCCCGTCCTCGCGGGCATCCTGATGAAGGCGGAGGAGGGCGCGCTCAGCCTCTCCGGCTTCGACTACGAGGTCTCGGCCCGGGTGTCCGTGGAGGCCGACATCGAGGACGACGGCACGGTCCTCGTTTCCGGCCGGCTCCTCGCCGACATCTGCCGCGCCCTTCCCAACCGTCCTGTGGAGATCTCCAGCGACGGGGTGCGGGTGACCGTGGTCTGCGGCTCCTCGCGATTCACACTCCACACCCTGCCTGTGGAGGAGTACCCGGCGCTGCCGCAGATGCCGACCGCGACCGGCACCGTCCCCGGTGAGGTCTTCGCCGCCGCGGCCGCGCAGGTCGCCATCGCCGCCGGTCGTGACGACACCCTGCCGGTGCTCACGGGTGTGCGGATCGAGATCGAGGGCGACACCGTCACGCTGGCCTCCACGGACCGCTACCGCTTCGCGGTCCGCGAGTTCCTGTGGAAGCCCGAGGCCCCCGACGTCTCCGCCGTCGCGCTGGTGCCCGCCAAGACGCTTCTCGACACGGCCAAGTCGCTGACCAGCGGTGACACCGTCGCCCTGGCGCTCTCCGGCTCGGGTGCGGGCGAGGGCCTGATCGGCTTCGAGGGCGCCGGGCGCCGTACGACCACCCGGCTGCTCGAGGGTGACCTGCCCAAGTACCGCACGCTCTTCCCCACCGAGTTCAACTCGGTCGCGGTGATCGAGACCGCCCCGTTCGTCGAGGCCGTCAAGCGTGTGGCGCTGGTCGCCGAGCGCAACACCCCGGTGCGGCTCACCTTCGAGCAGGGTGTGCTGATCCTGGAGGCCGGGTCCAGTGACGACGCACAGGCTGTGGAGCGGCTGGACGCCCAGCTCGAGGGCGACGACATCTCCATCGCCTTCAACCCGACGTTCCTGCTGGACGGGCTCAGCGCGATCGACTCACCGGTCGCCCAGCTGTCCTTCACCACCTCGACCAAGCCCGCGCTGCTCAGCGGCAAGCCGGCCGTGGACGCCGAGGCGGACGAGGCGTACAAGTACCTGATCATGCCGGTCCGGCTGAGCGGCTGA
- the gnd gene encoding phosphogluconate dehydrogenase (NAD(+)-dependent, decarboxylating) — MELGLIGLGKMGGNMRERIRRAGHTVIGYDRNPDVADVHSIDELVSKLKGPRVVWVMVPAGVPTQITIDELAELLSPGDIVVDGGNSRWTDDEKHAEQLNAKGIGFIDCGVSGGVWGLENGYALMYGGAAEHVAKVQPIFDALKPEGEGGAVHAGKVGAGHFAKMVHNGIEYAMMQAYAEGWELLEKVDSVTDVREIFRSWQEGTVIRSWLLDLAVRALDDDEHLTKLRGYAEDSGEGRWTVEAAIDHAVPLPAITASLFARFASRQEDSPQMKMIAALRNQFGGHAVESSEK; from the coding sequence ATGGAGCTCGGTCTCATCGGCCTCGGCAAGATGGGCGGCAACATGCGCGAGCGCATTCGCCGCGCAGGCCACACCGTCATCGGATACGACCGCAACCCGGACGTCGCCGATGTCCACAGCATCGATGAGCTCGTCAGCAAGCTGAAGGGCCCACGGGTGGTGTGGGTCATGGTCCCGGCGGGCGTGCCCACCCAGATCACCATCGACGAGCTGGCCGAGCTGCTGTCGCCCGGCGACATCGTCGTGGACGGCGGAAACTCCCGCTGGACCGACGACGAGAAGCACGCCGAGCAGCTCAACGCCAAGGGCATCGGCTTCATCGACTGCGGTGTCTCCGGCGGCGTCTGGGGTCTGGAGAACGGCTACGCCCTGATGTACGGCGGTGCCGCCGAGCATGTGGCCAAGGTCCAGCCGATCTTCGACGCGCTCAAGCCCGAGGGCGAGGGCGGCGCCGTCCACGCCGGCAAGGTCGGTGCGGGCCACTTCGCCAAGATGGTCCACAACGGCATCGAGTACGCGATGATGCAGGCGTACGCCGAGGGCTGGGAGCTGCTGGAGAAGGTGGACTCGGTCACCGACGTCCGCGAGATCTTCCGCTCCTGGCAGGAAGGCACGGTCATCCGCTCCTGGCTGCTGGACCTGGCCGTCCGCGCGCTGGACGACGACGAGCACCTGACGAAGCTGCGTGGCTACGCGGAGGACTCCGGTGAGGGCCGGTGGACCGTGGAGGCGGCGATCGACCACGCCGTGCCGCTGCCCGCGATCACCGCGTCGCTCTTCGCCCGGTTCGCCTCCCGTCAGGAGGACTCGCCGCAGATGAAGATGATCGCCGCGTTGCGCAATCAGTTCGGCGGTCACGCGGTCGAGAGCAGCGAGAAGTAA
- the recF gene encoding DNA replication/repair protein RecF (All proteins in this family for which functions are known are DNA-binding proteins that assist the filamentation of RecA onto DNA for the initiation of recombination or recombinational repair.), with translation MHVTHLSLADFRSYTRAEVGLGPGVTAFVGPNGQGKTNLVEAVGYLATLGSHRVSSDAPLVRMGAERAVVRAAVVQGDRQQLVELELNPGKANRARINRSSQVRPRDVLGIVRTVLFAPEDLALVKGDPGERRRFLDELITARAPRMAGVRSDYDRVLKQRNTLLKTAALARRHGGRSGSGDAALSTLDVWDQHLARAGAELLAQRLDLISVLQPLADKAYEQLAPGGGPVLLEYRGSAGEGLADAGSREELYELLLAALAQARKQEIERGVTLVGPHRDDLVLKLGRLPAKGYASHGESWSYALALRLASYDLLRTEAGEPVLVLDDVFAELDERRRERLAGLVAPGEQVLVTAAVEDDVPHVLTGTRYAVSEGEVRRV, from the coding sequence ATGCACGTCACGCATCTGTCGCTCGCCGACTTCCGCTCGTACACCCGGGCCGAGGTCGGACTGGGTCCGGGCGTCACGGCCTTCGTCGGGCCCAATGGCCAGGGGAAGACCAATCTCGTCGAGGCGGTCGGCTATCTCGCCACGCTCGGCAGCCACCGGGTCTCCTCCGACGCCCCGCTGGTGCGCATGGGGGCGGAGCGGGCCGTGGTCCGGGCCGCGGTCGTCCAGGGGGACCGGCAGCAGCTGGTCGAGCTCGAGCTCAACCCGGGCAAGGCGAATCGTGCCCGTATCAATCGGTCCTCGCAGGTCAGACCGCGTGATGTGCTGGGGATCGTGCGTACGGTGCTGTTCGCGCCCGAGGATCTGGCCCTGGTCAAGGGCGATCCGGGCGAGCGCCGTCGTTTCCTCGACGAGCTGATCACCGCGCGGGCGCCCCGGATGGCGGGGGTCCGCTCCGATTACGACCGGGTGCTGAAGCAGCGCAACACCCTGCTGAAGACCGCCGCCCTGGCCCGGCGCCACGGTGGGCGCAGCGGGAGCGGCGACGCGGCCCTGTCCACGCTCGATGTCTGGGACCAGCATCTGGCTCGCGCCGGTGCCGAGCTGCTGGCCCAGCGGCTCGATCTGATCTCCGTGCTCCAGCCGCTCGCCGACAAGGCGTACGAGCAGCTGGCCCCGGGCGGTGGTCCCGTGCTGCTGGAGTACCGGGGGTCGGCCGGTGAGGGGCTGGCCGACGCGGGCAGCCGCGAGGAGCTGTACGAACTGCTGCTGGCCGCCCTGGCCCAGGCCCGTAAGCAGGAGATCGAGCGCGGGGTCACGCTGGTGGGCCCGCACCGCGACGATCTGGTCCTCAAGCTCGGCCGGCTCCCGGCGAAGGGTTACGCCAGCCATGGCGAGTCCTGGTCGTACGCCCTCGCCCTGCGGCTGGCCTCCTACGATCTGCTGCGCACCGAGGCGGGCGAGCCGGTGCTGGTGCTCGACGACGTCTTCGCGGAGCTGGACGAGCGGCGCCGGGAGCGGCTGGCCGGGCTGGTGGCCCCCGGGGAGCAGGTGCTGGTGACCGCGGCGGTGGAGGACGACGTCCCGCATGTGCTGACGGGCACGCGCTACGCGGTGTCCGAGGGCGAGGTGCGGCGGGTATGA
- a CDS encoding DUF721 domain-containing protein: protein MTDRMDQPARPSPVPEPSGVDLARVALRAAKEQARARGAAAQQKKQARRGGLRSGARADGRDPLPLGAAINRLITERGWETPAAVGGVMGRWPQMVGPEVAQHCEPQRYDEDARVLTVRCDSTAWATQLRLLAPQLVARLNADLGQGTVRLIKVLGPGGPARRYGPLRSPGSTGPGDTYG from the coding sequence ATGACGGACCGGATGGACCAGCCCGCGCGGCCCTCGCCGGTGCCCGAGCCCTCGGGGGTCGATCTGGCGCGGGTCGCGCTGCGTGCCGCCAAGGAGCAGGCGCGGGCCCGGGGAGCCGCGGCCCAGCAGAAGAAGCAGGCGCGCAGAGGGGGCTTGCGCTCCGGCGCGCGCGCCGATGGCCGTGATCCGCTTCCGCTCGGTGCGGCGATCAACCGGCTGATCACCGAGCGTGGCTGGGAGACCCCGGCCGCGGTCGGCGGGGTGATGGGCCGCTGGCCCCAGATGGTGGGGCCCGAGGTGGCGCAGCACTGCGAGCCCCAGCGGTACGACGAGGACGCCCGGGTGCTGACGGTGCGCTGTGACTCCACGGCATGGGCGACCCAGCTGCGGCTGCTCGCCCCGCAGCTCGTCGCCCGGCTGAACGCGGATCTGGGCCAGGGCACCGTCAGGTTGATCAAGGTCTTGGGCCCCGGCGGGCCGGCCCGCCGCTACGGCCCGCTGCGCTCCCCGGGCTCCACAGGGCCGGGGGACACCTACGGCTGA